One window from the genome of Pseudomonadota bacterium encodes:
- a CDS encoding DUF2312 domain-containing protein gives MTAAAPSDTAGVAGERLKSFIERIERLEEEKKALSEDIREVYAEAKAVGFEPKIMRKMISLRKMELEKRREENELLELYMAAVGMAE, from the coding sequence ATGACAGCTGCGGCACCTTCAGATACGGCAGGGGTTGCGGGGGAAAGATTGAAATCATTTATCGAACGGATTGAACGGCTGGAAGAAGAGAAAAAAGCTCTGTCCGAGGATATCCGCGAAGTCTATGCAGAGGCCAAAGCCGTGGGTTTTGAGCCGAAAATCATGCGTAAAATGATTTCCCTGCGCAAAATGGAACTGGAAAAAAGACGGGAAGAAAATGAACTTCTCGAACTTTATATGGCTGCTGTCGGTATGGCGGAATAA
- a CDS encoding sel1 repeat family protein translates to MTSQKHSYNPLLVLLAAFVAVYFVAVPVALAQQQMIRGGFQPSFNAGLRAFSQGDNELAGKHFLRLAHDGDARAQYYLAYLMDIGEGVGRDPYGAISWYRKSAEQDYLPAQSYLGYAYSAGKGVQKNDTEAFKWYTIAARRGDAIAQNNLATMLRLGRGYQKDEALAAKWYEQAAMQNNVRAQYNLATMYLRGAGVAQNYKEALRWYEYAARQGDVFGQMALAYMYRRGMGVPQDYMQAVQWYMLAADQGNADARYNLARIYESDIPGLDKTAEDAAVWYFRAASENGHPGAQYRLGKMYAEGKGGVKKDDREAIAWLRKAADQGYVPAFVPLARYYEKFGTGIPARLNSAINLYQKAAECGSPEGQMELGRINYEGLGNFRANHVKAYQWFALAAMNMPSGEMKNNAIIARVRVSANLTEEQLFEGKKQVTAWKPKPGCGTGN, encoded by the coding sequence ATGACCAGCCAAAAACACAGTTATAACCCACTGCTTGTCTTGTTGGCGGCCTTTGTTGCCGTTTACTTTGTTGCTGTTCCGGTTGCGCTGGCACAACAGCAGATGATCAGAGGCGGTTTTCAACCCAGCTTTAACGCAGGGCTGCGCGCGTTTTCTCAAGGCGATAACGAACTTGCCGGGAAGCATTTCCTGCGTCTGGCGCATGATGGCGATGCCCGTGCGCAATATTATCTGGCCTATCTGATGGATATTGGCGAAGGTGTCGGTCGTGACCCCTATGGCGCGATTTCATGGTACCGGAAATCGGCGGAACAGGATTATCTGCCTGCGCAAAGCTATCTGGGTTATGCCTATAGCGCCGGAAAAGGTGTTCAGAAAAATGATACGGAAGCCTTTAAATGGTACACGATTGCGGCGCGGCGGGGGGATGCGATTGCGCAGAATAACCTTGCGACAATGCTGCGTCTTGGCCGCGGCTATCAGAAAGACGAGGCGCTTGCCGCGAAATGGTACGAGCAGGCGGCCATGCAAAATAACGTCCGCGCACAATATAATCTGGCCACGATGTATCTGCGTGGCGCAGGTGTTGCACAAAATTATAAGGAAGCTTTGCGCTGGTATGAATATGCCGCACGTCAAGGCGATGTTTTCGGACAAATGGCGCTGGCCTATATGTATCGCCGCGGTATGGGCGTTCCGCAGGATTACATGCAGGCAGTACAATGGTATATGCTGGCAGCGGATCAGGGCAATGCCGATGCCCGCTATAACCTTGCCCGCATTTATGAAAGCGATATTCCCGGTCTGGATAAGACGGCGGAAGATGCTGCTGTCTGGTATTTCCGGGCAGCCAGCGAAAACGGCCACCCCGGCGCACAATACCGTCTGGGAAAAATGTATGCGGAAGGCAAGGGCGGCGTCAAAAAAGATGACCGCGAAGCGATTGCCTGGCTGCGGAAAGCGGCGGATCAGGGCTATGTTCCGGCCTTTGTACCTCTGGCGCGCTATTACGAGAAATTCGGGACAGGTATCCCCGCGCGTTTGAACAGCGCGATTAATCTGTATCAAAAGGCTGCGGAATGCGGGTCGCCCGAAGGGCAAATGGAATTGGGGCGTATCAATTATGAAGGACTTGGCAATTTCCGCGCGAATCACGTGAAAGCCTATCAATGGTTTGCACTGGCGGCGATGAATATGCCATCGGGCGAGATGAAAAACAACGCGATTATCGCGCGTGTCCGCGTCTCTGCCAATCTGACGGAAGAACAGCTTTTTGAAGGCAAAAAGCAGGTGACGGCATGGAAGCCGAAGCCGGGATGCGGTACCGGCAATTAA
- a CDS encoding LemA family protein, with protein sequence MNALVILLVIVGAIGLLLIVIYNRLVALRQKRLNAFSDIDVQLKQRYDLIPNLVETVKAYAKHEDKVFMQVTEARASAMKSRDDGIEGRAAAEGVLGAAMMQLMAVAENYPALKANENFQQLQAELSDLENKIAAARRFFNNATSELNTAIQQFPAVLFAASFGFKNEAFFELPEAEAEAVQKAPDVNF encoded by the coding sequence ATGAATGCTTTGGTGATTTTGCTGGTTATAGTCGGTGCCATCGGGCTTTTACTGATTGTTATTTACAACCGTCTGGTGGCTTTGCGTCAGAAGCGTCTGAATGCCTTTTCCGATATTGATGTACAGCTGAAACAGCGTTATGACCTTATCCCCAATCTTGTGGAAACGGTAAAAGCCTATGCAAAGCACGAAGATAAAGTTTTCATGCAGGTGACGGAGGCGCGTGCCAGCGCCATGAAAAGCCGCGATGACGGCATTGAAGGCCGTGCGGCTGCAGAAGGCGTATTAGGTGCGGCAATGATGCAACTGATGGCAGTTGCCGAGAATTATCCCGCACTGAAAGCCAATGAGAATTTTCAGCAGTTGCAGGCGGAACTGTCTGACCTTGAAAACAAAATTGCCGCGGCGCGCCGCTTCTTCAACAATGCGACGAGCGAGCTGAATACGGCAATCCAGCAATTCCCGGCGGTATTGTTTGCCGCATCTTTCGGCTTTAAGAATGAGGCGTTTTTCGAACTTCCCGAAGCCGAAGCGGAAGCCGTGCAAAAAGCGCCGGATGTCAATTTTTAA